From the Odontesthes bonariensis isolate fOdoBon6 chromosome 9, fOdoBon6.hap1, whole genome shotgun sequence genome, the window TTGACAAGAGGGAAATTAATTTTCTTAACGTGCAGCGTTGTATCAGCTAGCGTTAGCTCGGTAGCTAACAGTAGCTCCTGTTTATCAGTAGAAATAAGGAGGGTTATCCACGGTCTAAACGGAAATACACGGCTTCAAAATAAATGGGGCGAATTTAATTTCTTGTTTCTCCTGCTGGGAATGAAATGTTTCCGTTTTATGCATTGCGTTAGCAGCATTCCTGATAAATAGTTAAATTAAGACTGATGAATAATACATAAACTTAAGTATGCGTCCATCTTTAAGGTCGTTATGTAGCGAATGATCGcctcttttttgtctttgtatttattttcatgtaaagaaaaacaaaagtatAAAGTTGTTATAACGGTATTTTCATGTCTGTTGGATGACAGGCATATTTGTAATAGTTTTATATACAACTACGACTTTGTTCGTACGCAATTAAATAAAACCAACAGTTCACTTTTGGGTTtagcctgttttattttgacggTTAGAGTCGGATAAACCGTTCATTTTATGGCTTACTTCACGCGTCAGCCAGAGTCGTATAGCCGGTGTTTCCCACGCTGTGGTTATTATTATAAACGTGTTTGTTTAGCATCTTGTCCAGTGGATACTGATCCCTCATTCTACTGCTGGTGTGTACTTTAGCTGCCTGTCACCCCTCTGCAGCGTGTTTCAGTCTAGCCCTTGTGGTCGcttgtttacaaaaaaaaaaacaaggatttCCAGGCtgagcgcccccccccccccgattaAAATTTTTGATGACCTTTTTACCTTGTTGATTATTGTTAAATCATTTGTAAATCAACAGTCCTGTAAGTTTATGGCATGTTTACAACTCGTTTGATTTGGATTTGAATAtatctaaatgaataaaacataaaaaagcacAGTTACAGTAACAAAAAAtgatctataaaaaaaaagagcagtagttaaaaaaaaaaaacaggctatAAGATACTGAATCATTGCTGCCTCAGTTTTGTATACTtgaaagaacttttttttttctttctgtgggaACCAAGTAGGTAAATAACCCCTCTGACAGGAAACATCGTACCAATTTAAAATAATCCAAGGTGAAATGTACGCTCTTTTCTGTTTACTCTGTGTTCTGGTTCAGACTATGCATTCTTTTGTTGCACCACTACAGCCCTGGTCTATAATTCACTTTTCCTTTATGGGGCCAATGCAGCACAAGATTATTTTCCTCTGGTCTGTGTGTTCTGGGGAACGCTCTCTCCTTGCGAGAGCCCCTTCACTTGAGCTTTTGTTTAATGGAAAATCTCATGCCTCAGAGAATCCACATGTCTCTCAGACAGCTGCTAGGTGTCCTGTAGCACACTGGCCTCCACATGGGTCTGGCTCGCATCGCTGCGCATCTGCTTTGATTGTTGTTACATAACTTGGCATTTTGTCCTTCATGCTCCCTACCCTGCTTTCGAGCCCCCATACTCTGCCTTCTCTTTAGCTAGTACCTCTGCACACACTTTTTTTCATGCTCTCTTTACTCTTGGCATTTGACATCCCATTTTGTATCTGTGCTTTCAGTCAGACTTTATTATGGCATATTTGATTTCACACCTAATTATTTTACTGCTAGGCCTGGATTTTGTTTAGTTAGATCATCTTTGAATTAATTTATGCTGGCTTCTGCAGACATTATTGATGTGATGTACTTTCCACAGAAGAATAACAGAGCTTTGCAAAgatatttcaagtttttttttttttttttttccttctgatgTTGGATCCCTTTTTCAAActaaagtgttttgtttttgccatCTCTCTATAGACCACATTTTCTGTACACAGTCAGAGGGACTCCAGCATGGGGGTCAAAACCTTCACACACAGCTCGACGTCCCACAGCCAGGAGATGCTCGAGAAGCTCAATGGATTGCGCAACGAGGGTCACTTATGTGATGTTACCATCAGGGTCCAAGACAAGCTCTTCCTAGCACACAAAGTGGTCTTGGCCTGCTGCAGTGAATTTTTTCGCTCCAAACTCGTGGGGCGcccagaggaggaggacaagTTTGTGTTGGACCTTCATCATGTGACAGTTAGTGGTTTCGCTCCTCTGCTGGAATATGCCTACACCTCTACTCTCTCCATCAGCACAGAGAATATTATTGATGTCCTGGCGGCAGCAAGTTACATGCAGATGTTTGCGGTGGCTAGCACGTGCTCAGAGTTCATGAAGTCAAGTATTTTATGGAGCCCgactaacaacagcaacaataacAATAGCATAACAGCAGATAAACCACATGAATCTGCACCAGAGAGCGCCTCGTCAAACTGTGCCCTGACGCCATTGGATGGCAGCGTGTCACCTGTGTCATCTGACTGCAGCGTGATGGAGAGGAATGTTCCCGTATGCCGCGAGTCACGGCGGAAACGGAAAAGCTTTGTAACAATGGCATCGCCTGAAAGTCCGCTCAAAAGCACTGCACAGATGGTAACCACCTCTCCTCAGATCCCCAACCCATCCCCGTCATTCTCAGACGGCACAGCCCAGCCGGTGGAATCTTCCCTGGCTTTTCCATGGACTTTCCCATTTGGAATTGACCGGAGGTTCCTCTCAGACAAATCAAAGCTCCCAGAGAGCCCTCGTTGTGTAGAGCAGGGCATCCCAGGGACCTCAGAGGTGGTGGTCGCTCGGCGGCTTAGTGACTTCCTGTCGTGCGAGAGCTCCAAGGCAGTGTCGTCACCGGTGGCAGCAGAGGAGGAAGATGTAAGGGTAAAGGTGGAACGCCTTAGTGATGAGGAGGTCCAAGAGGCATCGTCACAGCCAGTCAGCGCCTCTCAGAGCTCACTGAGCGACCAGCAGACAGTGCCAGGGAGTGAACAGGTCCAAGAAGAGCTTCTTATCAGTCCACAGTCCTCCTCTATAGGTGGGACTTTTCATCTTACTTATTTTCTCCACAGCAGATGTTGACTTTATGTATTTgttaaaagcacacacacacacgatactgttacagtgtgttatttaaTCAATCATCACTATAATAGAGGCCTCATCCTGACCCAGTTAACACAACTTTGCTTTGTAAAACACGCTAAGACCTGCCTTAGCGTGTTCCCACAGCTACTTACACACGCACAGGATTTTTATTTGTACAGGTCTCGGTAGAAAGTTCCATTGTCCAATGGTCCAAATGCTGTTTGAAAAGACTTTCGGCCCTGTCatcaaagaaaaaggaaaatggaaaCATATGTTATCTTTAATTAGAGTTAGATATCGTAAAGCATTGTAATTAAGATTATCAGTTCTTAAACGGGTGAATTGCAGTGTATTAGTCAAACACTGTCCAAGGTTACATGCTTTAGAATTTATTCTGAAAATTCAGCCACAACCGgaaatttttttgtttcctctccCCAGGATCGATGGATGAGGGAGTGTCAGAGGGCTTGCCGTCAATCCAGAGCACCTCTAATGCTGCAGGACATACAGAGGATGACGAAAGGTATCATGACTTGTTCATATTTGTTAGAACTTGCCCTGAACAAATCGGAGGCAATAATGCGCATATATATGTCTGACTCATGACAGTGTCTATGCCAGACCTGTTTAGATCAGAAATGAAAGACGTCATGTTAAGATGATGCTCTATAATAAAAagaatgttgttttattttgttaaagccTCAAACCTAAAACAGGTGTGATAAATGTTATGTGGAAGCTAACATTACCACAAACTAATCTGCAAAAGTTAAGACATTAAACGACTGACACAAATCGGCATCATCACCTACCACTTGGTGTCAAATGTTTGGAAACTTTGTGAAACTTCACGTCAATTAGGATGAATTAGGACAAAGAGTCTCTGAAAGAGTTCATgtagtaacaaataaaagtgATGGCATTATTGCATTCATACAGGGGAACGTTATATGTCCATGTGAGCACATGTAAAAGTGATTATCACTTAGATTtatcctttttctttgtttcaggcTAGAAGGTATTCAGTATCCATACCATCTTTATATAAGCCCGTCAGCCCGCCCTGGCACCAACGGCCCTGACCGGCCCTTTCAGTGTCCAACTTGTGGAGTCAGATTCACACGCATTCAAAACCTCAAACAGCACATGCTCATACACTCAGGTAGGTGTATGCATGTGGGAGGAGTGCAAACTTCCAAAATTACCATTTCTGGTAATATAGAGATTAAAAGAGTGTCATTATAGGTATTGTGGCCCTTCAGCTGACAtagtttaaatagttttttttatcaaatgaaACTTTAATAGAACTAATTCACTTTTCACGTAaatagtccttttttttttttcagatactTTGACATTCAAATGTTTGTCATTCAGTTTGTTTTGTCACTGCCAAACAGGTATAGCACATGTTTTAAAAGCCACCGCCtgatacactgatatttaacaGAGTACTCTGCTGATTTAGAAATCACAGAGAGCAGCAGAGGAACAAGATTCCacacaatccccccccccctctctgttCAACTACAATTGCCATCACTGGCAGGTGTCTCAAATATTtgaatgtgtaatgcagttgcaAATGATGCAGCCTATGGTCATAAGCAGAGATGAGAGGGCTCCATAGGTCATTTCTGTCTTAACTCTAAATTCCCTATTTATTCAATAATTTCTCATTTCAAAGCCCAAGTATTCAGCCTCAGCTAACACTGACTCAAAGTGATGCCTCTTTTCCATCAAAGCAGTTTCAGTGCTGGTGCTTGAGCcaattttaagttgtttttgtaAAGAATGAATAACTGGTTTCATTTTCTACAACTGGAAAGCCACTACAGAACAACATTACAACACATCACTTTAAATATTTCtattctaaatttctttttGGGATCACGTGCAGAAAGACACATTTCGGTGTTTGTCTTGCTTTACCTGCAAACTTATGTTTTATAgatactttatatatatatacacatacacaaagtTTGTATGTACTTTTCAAACAACAGTTTGTGAACGCTCTTTGCAATGTCAACAAGTGTGTCAAAGCGCTGATCAATACTTATAAATGTACAGTAACCTTTGAACTTACACCCACAATTATAACTTGTGGGATATTTGTATACAGATCAGCAAGCCATAGTTTTGTCTTCTTCCTCCAGGCATTAAACCTTTCCAGTGTGATCGCTGTGGGAAAAAGTTCACACGGGCCTACTCCCTAAAGATGCATCGGCTGAAGCACGAAGGTAAACGCTGTTTCCGGTGCCAGATTTGTAGTGCCACATTCACGTCCTTCGGTGAATATAAGCACCACATGAGGGTCTCCCGACACATAATCCGCAAGCCGCGGATTTATGAGTGCAAAACATGCGGCGCCATGTTCACCAACTCTGGCAATTTAATTGTACACCTGAGGAGTCTGAACCATGAGGCATCTGAACTAGCAAACTACTTCCAGAGCAGGTGAGGAGTCTCGGGGCGCTGATCTCCCATCATTTACTCAGATCTCACCTGGATCAGAAAATAATCTCAGATTTCAGATTCTATTGGCTGAAGTTCATTGGATCGTTGTCGTAACTTTCCATGTTCAGATCTTCTGTACATGaagtattttattgtatttattggGTAATTTTCATGTCTCTTGTTTAAAACATTTGCTTGACCTTTCAAGAAATAGGCCCGTTTAATGTCTTCATCAGAGCTGAATGAGAAAAGAATCAGTCACTCTGGTCCATGAAGTAGCCTAAATGTGACATGGAAAACCAAATTTACATGAGGTCTTTGATGTTCTCTATCTTGGATTTTGTTCGATCTTCAGAGGCATCAGAAACATTtttagttgtcttttttttttcatcatcttATCTTTTAATCCATCCTCTCTTATCACAGACAAATATGTCTTGATAGTGTagccaactttaaaaaaaactcgaAAAGCAGCTACCATGACACGCACACGAGCATTTATTAGTTTTACTTTCACTGTGAGAGAACCATTCAAGCTCTCCAAAACTGGTTACCTGCAAATTCATAGGAGTGTTGCACATAATTACATACAAGTGTTTTATTATCAAACAATCAAATTTTTTAGGGTTTTTACAGTCTTATTAGGTTTTTGCCTTTTGATATCTTGTCTGAAAGCAGTAAAGGCAGAGCCTTACAATGCTAGAAAGTTGGAAAAAGTGAAAGCTTGATTTCACTTTGGTTtttttgcagtgtttttttgCACTTAAAAACTGTACACTTGTATTagtttttttctaaatcaaTTTCTAGCACATGTTACCAAAGTAATCGAACCATTTAGACCATTTACCATAAGTAATCAGTTCAGTTTGGGCTCTGTaagttaaagcgatactccggagtagattcaacctggggtcatttgaaccgtgatatccagccaagtagcccacccgcagttttttcgatattggctgaacatcagctgagttgctgagttatcccgaatagcttcgtacaagggttaatggaacctggtccgtatctccaaaattaccacactaaaatcacatgccatgacaccaaacttctacagtagtacaaatatggtctgtactcacaaaacgatgcatttggaagtttgaaaatagtccaggagtttattattatcaacacaagcctaatagcttctctgctgctaaagctgcgttgacgtcatttctgggagctgggagcttcaaagtaagatgagggttgatctactactgtagacaacaaagcaaggctgctcaatttctccattaataaaataatttcacaactctacaacaaaaaaaatcataaaaaaacatgtagaatatagcatatactttgttgtctacagtagtagatcaaccctcatcttactttgaagctcccagaagtgacgtcgacgcagctttagcagcagaaaagctatcaggcttgtgttgataataataaactcctgggctattttcaaacttccaaatgcatcgttttgtgagtacagaccatatttgtactacagtagaatagggctgggcggttctggaaaaaaatgagtatcacgtttttttttattaaaaaatgatATCACGgttttctgcacagttttttttaaacaaatttaaatctttatttaacTAAAAGACGTAAATTTTACGCCGGGAATATAACTAGACAACAATTCAACAGTCTAACGTAGCTGTTAGAAAGCCCATgttgtttggttattttcagttaaataGCATtcatttatattgtgttttccGGTGAGTTTTCATACGTCCAACGTTCGTGAACGCACCATAGACGTTCCGATGTTCCTGAATGTACCGCACCTGTGCGTGAGACGATGTCGCTGTAAAGTTTCGTTTCTCCTCCCGATGCAGCAGTGAACAGCTTGTAATTTTCCCTTTGCTGTTTTCACCTAACGTTCGCCTGTACATCCTGGGTTTATTGTGTGTAAATGCcagaagaaccacagccaaataAATCCACCACAAACTGGACATCTGTATCCGTGTCTTTTAACGGGGACACACACCATACACCTTGCCGCTCTAAACTAACACAGCTAATTCCTGGAGAACCCCAAACTCTCCTTTTTAGTAGCGTTTATTCAGAGAGGGTCTTTGGTTTAGCCAACTGCAACTACTGCTACTGCTTGATAAATtaacatctgacggaggtgtttggtggtcggtagctactacgccccttgtcatgctatcacggcagaaatgtttactcatacaacacggacacaaccggcgggtgtttaataagttaaacttacacgttgtctcctctgtctgcagcgctctgctctcctttcttccttcatgaaatgaaaagtatcgcctgcgctcgatcctgactctctgtgagctcttccagcctcgttATTAGACAAAAAATACTAATAATTTGCGACGAATCGACGCGAATTATTCATGTCGACGAATTTATGACGTCGAATAAGTCGCATACGTCGACTATTTGACCCAGCTCTAGTTGAAAGGGAAAGCAACAACAGTGGACTTTGTGGGAGCATCACAAATTGAAGTGTTTACGCGGCtcgttatgaaaaaaaaaaaaaaaaacagaacaaaacaaaaccgtcTCTCATCAAAAAGCGAACCTTGTGTAGGTGTGAACCGAGATCACGTTTTTTTaacggtataccgcccagcgctactgtagaagtttggtgtcatggcatgtgattttattgtggtaattttggagatactgccaggatccattaacccttgtacgaagctattcgggataactcagtaactcagctgatgttcagccaatatcgaaaaaactgcgggtgggctacttggctggatatcacggttcaaatgaccccaggttgaatctactccggagtatcgctttaagaaGTTATTCAAATATGGCCCCTAGAGTTTCCACTGGTTACGTTGCACCTCCCAACAAATTACATTTAGAGCCTATAGTTTTAGCTCAGACTAATAAATTAATTGTGTGGTAGTTAAACAGCTTTACAGATGCTGTCATGTAGATTTTATAACATTTGCAGTAAACCAGACAAGCAGCTTcaccattttttctttttaagttaaGCAAACTGCCACTGGCCATATCTTCATATGCACTTAATAGTTATAAGAGTGTCATCTCTTCTTAGTACACTGACCATACATAAATATTTGACTAAAGTGTTGTTTAGCAGGTATTGTTGTTTGTCATAAAAAAACCTGCTAAACCAAACTTTTATAGTTTTTTAACATTtcagttttttcccctttggAATAGTGTGTCCTTAACTAAATAGAATATTAGTTTTTATTAGCAGCTTAACCCATCAAGTCTCATGAAAGGCATAACACAGTCTCTTTATAAAGTAAAGGAATGTTCTTAGTTCCCAGACTTTTCCACCTCTTAATCAGCTCAAGCCCTCACAggtatatatgtaatatatatgtatgtattttttttacagaaacacattttatcAACCATAACATCTCACAGAGGCTCTGGGATTGACAGTAACAACTTGCTGACAAAAAGTCGCAACAACGCAGCTTGCGATATACAGTGTAATGCCATCACTTCACTTAAGAGTTATAGGCACAGAGGGTCAGTGTAAAAGGTTTTATTTACCAGTCTTTATTTCAGCGCTGCTGAAGAAACGTCCATCTGAGGAAAATCTGTTGTTGCATCAGTATAATGTTGTGCATTGTTGTCATGATGAGCAAATTAtgaaaaaatgttcaaaaatcAGCTCTTAGGGCTCTTTAGCAGTCCGCAACACAGAgcagttttagttttttttccgtTTCTATGAGTCACTAGCTTATTATTTAGGTGCTAACTGACCTGTTTTATACATATGCATCTAATGTCACTGAACATGTCACTGTACTTTGTATACCCCTTGAGAGCCAAAAAAGACAATTGACACAATGACTTCTGACAGGCACTAAAACGCAAAAGAAGACTGAAATGGGCCAGAGCTGTTGTGCAGACTGGAATTTGGATTTGCAGTTAAATCTTTTGTTTGTTAGATTTTGGGTAAAAATAATTTTGTACAGTTTTGACAGATCATAGGCTATTATAGTTCTTGTTTAGGGGTTATATCTAAATGGGACAGGGATACATTCTCTCCATAATAAATCCCCGTAAAACATGTGGTCAATCTGTGGTTTTAAGTGGGACCTAGAGCTGCTTCTGAGATGCTTTGGCTATGTTCAGCCTGCATGTCAAATGTGGCCCAAATTTCATGacaacatgaacagcacatgaacagtcACATGGAACCCAATTTAATTTTTTCACTTCTGATTTTGGCCACTTCAGTATGTGGTCCTAAATCAGATAcagattggattttttttttgcaatgcgACCTCAGTCAGTACCATCATATCGCAATTCATGCGACTTCTACAAAATTCATGCTAATTCCATGTCACTCCTGATCGATTATCGTCACAATTCTGAGCAGGCGGAAGTCGCCACATGTTTGCGTCTGTCTTTTGTAATTATGATGAGAGGACAGACATTAGCCAGCGGAAGACCAGCGAGGCATCCAAAGTAAGGAGTGATCCAGAGCTAGTTTCACTTATGCACCAAGGCCCTGAAATTTTCAAGACACTGAGGGGCTGCATGTGAGAAAACACTTTGAGATGTTTGAATTTGGCATATAATCTTTGCTGGGTGTCTGTGTGCCTGCTGATAAAAGTTGCTGCTCTATTCACTTTCTGCTGACTACAAGCTCATCGATATTAGGGATACATTCAAATATGATATAAATGTAAAAG encodes:
- the zbtb44 gene encoding zinc finger and BTB domain-containing protein 44 isoform X2 yields the protein MGVKTFTHSSTSHSQEMLEKLNGLRNEGHLCDVTIRVQDKLFLAHKVVLACCSEFFRSKLVGRPEEEDKFVLDLHHVTVSGFAPLLEYAYTSTLSISTENIIDVLAAASYMQMFAVASTCSEFMKSSILWSPTNNSNNNNSITADKPHESAPESASSNCALTPLDGSVSPVSSDCSVMERNVPVCRESRRKRKSFVTMASPESPLKSTAQMVTTSPQIPNPSPSFSDGTAQPVESSLAFPWTFPFGIDRRFLSDKSKLPESPRCVEQGIPGTSEVVVARRLSDFLSCESSKAVSSPVAAEEEDVRVKVERLSDEEVQEASSQPVSASQSSLSDQQTVPGSEQVQEELLISPQSSSIGSMDEGVSEGLPSIQSTSNAAGHTEDDERLEGIQYPYHLYISPSARPGTNGPDRPFQCPTCGVRFTRIQNLKQHMLIHSGIKPFQCDRCGKKFTRAYSLKMHRLKHEVISSCPTT
- the zbtb44 gene encoding zinc finger and BTB domain-containing protein 44 isoform X1, which codes for MGVKTFTHSSTSHSQEMLEKLNGLRNEGHLCDVTIRVQDKLFLAHKVVLACCSEFFRSKLVGRPEEEDKFVLDLHHVTVSGFAPLLEYAYTSTLSISTENIIDVLAAASYMQMFAVASTCSEFMKSSILWSPTNNSNNNNSITADKPHESAPESASSNCALTPLDGSVSPVSSDCSVMERNVPVCRESRRKRKSFVTMASPESPLKSTAQMVTTSPQIPNPSPSFSDGTAQPVESSLAFPWTFPFGIDRRFLSDKSKLPESPRCVEQGIPGTSEVVVARRLSDFLSCESSKAVSSPVAAEEEDVRVKVERLSDEEVQEASSQPVSASQSSLSDQQTVPGSEQVQEELLISPQSSSIGSMDEGVSEGLPSIQSTSNAAGHTEDDERLEGIQYPYHLYISPSARPGTNGPDRPFQCPTCGVRFTRIQNLKQHMLIHSGIKPFQCDRCGKKFTRAYSLKMHRLKHEGKRCFRCQICSATFTSFGEYKHHMRVSRHIIRKPRIYECKTCGAMFTNSGNLIVHLRSLNHEASELANYFQSSDFLVPDYLSQVQEEEEALGVQYELEETQHHPVYPGTTSTTTTVASSSSSVQMPVISQVSSSTQNFESSSGFLSSEPLDPLESPASLKMNTDEMAVITEETKMNDNIRGSSPEVFEEEQQQNAQTKEVASITIE